In the Nocardioides marmotae genome, ACGTCGAGCAGCCGATCGGCCCGGCCATCGCGGCCTGGGGCGGGACGGGCACGGTGCCGGTCGGCCCCGAGGCGGTGCTCCGCACCCGCGAGGACGTCCGGCAGGAGACCGTGGGCCCCGTGGGCGCCGAGGACCCCGAGACGATCGTGCTGCGCCAGCAGCGCGGCTTCCGCCGCGCCCGCCGCGCCGACACCGTGGAGGCCGCCCTCGTCGGCGCCTGCGACGGCGAGCTGAGCGTCGGGCAGATCCTCGACGCCGTCGCCCAGCTCACCGACCGGGACCCCGCCGAGACCCGCTCGACCTACCTGCCGGTGGTGGCCGAGCTGGTCGAGGAGGGCTTCCTCACCGCAGGTCCAGCCCGCCCCTGAGGGGCATCGAGGGCCGCCCCTGCAGCTCGCTGCCGAGCACCACGTCCGCGGTGAGGGCGAGGGTCGGCTCCGGGCCGCAGGTCGCCTCGTCGACGCGGACGGTGCCGCTGGCCTCGCCCTCCGCGCTGGAGAGCTCGTTGGGGCGGCCGGCGCCGTCGTCGTCGATCGCGAAGAACAGCAGCACCGGGTAGGTGCCGGACCCGCCGGGCCCGTCGACCGGGAGCTGGTAGGGCTTCCCGAGGTCGACGGCGTCGGTGCGGACCTCGAGGTAGAGGAACGGCTCGGACAGCACCGGCTCGCTCCACTCCTCGTCGGCGTCGCGGGTCACCACCTGCTCGTTATAGGCGGTGAGCAGCCCGTCGAAGCAGGTCAGCTCCACGCCCTCGAAGGTGTGGGTGGTGCCGTCGGCGAGCGTCGTGGTCAGGGCCGGCGGCTCCGGCTGGCTCGCGGCGTCGACCACGCGGTCGGGGTCGCCGCCGGTGGTGACCGCGGCCGCGCCAACCCCGCCGACGAGGGCGAGGGCGGCCACGCCGGCCGCGGCGCGGCGTCGCCGGCGGCGTACCGCGATCCGACGCAGCACGCGCTCGGGGCCGTCGGCGGGCGGGCGCACGCCGGCGCCGAGCCGGTCGTAGGCGTCGTGCAGGGTGGGATCGTGCCGGGCGGGGTCGTGCTCGGTGGACTCGTTCATCGCACTGCGTCCTCTCGTCGGGTCGCGCCCGGGACGGTGGGGAGGTGGTGGCGGGCGTGGTCGCGCAGCCGCTCGGTGCCGCGGGAGAGCTGGCTCTTGACCGTGCCCTCCGAGCAGCCCATCCGCTCGGCGATGCCGCGCACGTCGAGGTCCTCGACGTAGCGCAGCGCGAGCGCGGTCCGCTGGCGCGGGGTCAGCGTGGCCAGTGCCTCGACCAGCCAGCCCTCGGCCTCGCCGGCGTGGCGCACGGGCCCGTCGGCGCGCTCGCCCCGATCGCCGGCACCGACGAGGGCGGGCAGCTCGCGCCGCAGCCGCCGGATCCGGTCGATGTTGAGCCGGACCATCACGGTCCGCGCCCACGCCTCGGGCACGTCGGGCCGCCGCCGGTCCGACCACCGCTCGCCCAGCCGGGCGAGGGTCTCCTGGACGAGGTCCCACGCGTCGTGCGGGTCGCCGGTGAGGGCGTGCGCCAGGCGCAGGAGCGCCCCCTGGTGCGCGACCACGAAGTCGGCGAAGTCCGGCTCGTCGGCCGCTGCGCCTGCTGCCACGTCTGTCTCCCTCTCGGTCCTGCTGTCTGTCCTGGACGTCACTGTCTCCCTGTTGACGGCGGGGCGCGCCGAAACGTTGAGGGTCGTGTGTCCCACGTCGCGATCGGGCGCGTCGTAGGGCACACGACTGCTTCCACCGGCGGCCCCGAGGAAGCGGCGGGGTCGACCACACGCGCTACCGTGATCGGCCGTGAGCCCCGGGAAGCGCGGCTCACGACGAGCAACGTGAGGAAATGACAGGTCCGTGGCACACAAGTTGGTGATCGTCGAGTCCCCGGCGAAGGCCCAGAAGATCGGTGGCTACCTCGGCCAGGGGTACGTCGTCGAGTCCTCCGTGGGGCACATCCGTGACCTTCCTCAGTCGGCGGCCGACACCCCGGCGAAGATCAAGGACAAGCCCTGGGGCCGGTTGGCCGTCGACGTCGACAACGGCTTCGAGCCCTACTACGTGGTCCCCAAGCGCTCCAAGGACCAGGTCAAGAAGCTCAAGTCGCTGCTCAAGGACGCCGACGAGCTCTTCCTCGCCACCGATGAGGACCGCGAGGGCGAGGCGATCGCCTGGCACCTCCTCGACGAGCTGAAGCCCAAGGGCATCCCGGTGCGCCGGATGGTCTTCCACGAGATCACCGAGCCCGCGATCCTCGCCGCCGCGGAGAACCCCCGCGACCTCGACATGGACCTCGTCGAGGCCCAGGAGGCCCGCCGCATCCTGGACCGCCTCTACGGCTACGAGGTCAGCCCGGTGCTGTGGAAGAAGGTCATGTCCGGCCTCTCCGCGGGCCGCGTGCAGTCCGTGGCCACCCGCCTGGTCGTCGACCGGGAGCAGGAGCGGATGCGGTTCCGCGTGGCGTCGTACTGGGACCTCGACGCGACCTTCGACGCCGGCGCCAAGCACGACCAGCGGATGTTCCCCGCCAAGCTGCACTCCGTCGACGCGGTCCGCGTGGCCCGCGGCTCGGACTTCACCCAGGACGGCGTCCTCAAGGACGGCGCGAAGGTCGTCCATCTCGACCGCACCCGCGCCGAGGCGCTCGCGCAGGCGCTGCAGGAGAGCACCTTCGAGGTCCGCTCGGTCGAGTCCAAGCCATACCGCCGCTCGCCGTACGCGCCGTTCCGGACCACGACGCTGCAGCAGGAGGCCAGCCGCAAGCTCGGCATGAGCGCGAGCGTGACGATGTCGGTCGCGCAGCGCCTCTACGAGAACGGCTTCATCACCTACATGCGTACCGACTCCTCGACACTGTCGGGGGCCGCGATCGACGCGGCGCGCTCGCAGGTGCGCGAGCTGTACGGCGCGGAGTACCTGCCCGACGCACCCCGGACCTACGCCGGCAAGGTCAAGAACGCCCAGGAGGCGCACGAGGCGATCCGCCCCGCGGGCGACACCTTCCGCACCCCCGGCCAGACCGGCCTGGCCGGCGAGCAGTTCCGCCTCTACGAGCTGATCTGGATGCGCACCGTCGCCTCCCAGATGAAGGACGCGACCGGCCAGTCGGTCTCGGTCCGCATCGGCGGCACCGCCGCGACCGGCGAGGACGTCGTCTTCTCCGCGAGCGGGCGCACCATCACCTTCCACGGCTTCCTCAAGGCCTACGTCGAGGGCACCGACGACGGCGGCCAGAAGGACGACGTCGAGACCCGGCTGCCGGTGCTCACCGAGGGCGACGCGCTCTCGGCGGCCTCGCTCGCCGCCGCCGGCCACGAGACCAAGCCGCCCGCGCGCTACACCGAGGCCACGCTGGTCAAGGAGCTCGAGGAGCGCGAGATCGGCCGCCCGTCGACGTACGCCTCGATCATCAAGACGATCATCGACCGCGGCTACGTCTACAAGAAGGGCACCGCGTTGGTGCCGGCGTGGCTGGCCTTCTCGGTGATCCGGCTGATGAAGGAGCACTTCCCGCGGCAGATCTCCTATGAGTTCACCGCTCAGATGGAGGACGCGCTCGACGAGATCGCGGCCGGCCGCAAGGACCGCGCCACCGAGCTCGCGGAGTTCTACTTCGGCACCGGTGACGTCCAGGGGCTCAAGAGCCTGGTCGACGGCCTCGGCGACATCGACGCCCGCGAGCTCGCGACGTTCCCCATCGGCGGGCCGGACTCCGGCATCCACCTGCGCGTGGGCCGCTACGGCCCCTACCTCGAGGGGCCCGACGACGAGGGCAACCCGACCGGCAAGCGGGCCAACGTGCCCGACGACCTGCCGCCGGACGAGCTGACCCTGGAGAAGGCCACGGAGCTCTTCGCCAACCCCGCCGGCGAGGAGATCCACCTCGGCCGCCACCCCGAGACCGGGCTGGAGGTCGTGGCGAAGAACGGCCGGTTCGGGCCGTACGTCACCGAGGTGCTGCCCGAGGACGCGCCGAAGTCGGCCAAGCCACGCACCGGCTCGCTGTTCAAGTCGATGTCGCTGGACACGGTCTCCCTCGAGGACGCCGTCAAGCTGCTCTCGCTGCCCCGCGTGGTCGGCACCGCCGAGGACGGCGAGGAGATCACCGCGCAGAACGGCCGCTACGGGCCGTACCTGAAGAAGGGCACCGACTCCCGGTCGCTGGCCTCGGAGGACCAGCTGCTGACGATCACCCTCGACGAGGCGCTGCGGATCTACGCCCAGCCCAAGCAGCGCGGTCGTGCGGCCGCCGCCCCGCCGCTCAAGGAGCTCGGCAACGACCCGGTCTCCGGGCAGCCGGTGGTGGTGAAGTCCGGCCGGTTCGGCGAGTACGTCACCGACGGTGAGTACAACGCCACCCTCCGCAAGGAGGACACGGTCGAGTCGATCACCCTCCAGCGCGCGGCGGAGCTGCTCGCCGAGCGGCGCGAGCGCGGCCCGGCCACGAAGGGCGCGAAGAAGACCACGAAGAAGGCGCCCGCCAAGAAGGCCGCGGCCAAGAAGACCACCGCGAAGAAGACGGCAGCCAAGAAGACCACG is a window encoding:
- a CDS encoding RNA polymerase sigma factor, translated to MAAGAAADEPDFADFVVAHQGALLRLAHALTGDPHDAWDLVQETLARLGERWSDRRRPDVPEAWARTVMVRLNIDRIRRLRRELPALVGAGDRGERADGPVRHAGEAEGWLVEALATLTPRQRTALALRYVEDLDVRGIAERMGCSEGTVKSQLSRGTERLRDHARHHLPTVPGATRREDAVR
- the topA gene encoding type I DNA topoisomerase, producing MAHKLVIVESPAKAQKIGGYLGQGYVVESSVGHIRDLPQSAADTPAKIKDKPWGRLAVDVDNGFEPYYVVPKRSKDQVKKLKSLLKDADELFLATDEDREGEAIAWHLLDELKPKGIPVRRMVFHEITEPAILAAAENPRDLDMDLVEAQEARRILDRLYGYEVSPVLWKKVMSGLSAGRVQSVATRLVVDREQERMRFRVASYWDLDATFDAGAKHDQRMFPAKLHSVDAVRVARGSDFTQDGVLKDGAKVVHLDRTRAEALAQALQESTFEVRSVESKPYRRSPYAPFRTTTLQQEASRKLGMSASVTMSVAQRLYENGFITYMRTDSSTLSGAAIDAARSQVRELYGAEYLPDAPRTYAGKVKNAQEAHEAIRPAGDTFRTPGQTGLAGEQFRLYELIWMRTVASQMKDATGQSVSVRIGGTAATGEDVVFSASGRTITFHGFLKAYVEGTDDGGQKDDVETRLPVLTEGDALSAASLAAAGHETKPPARYTEATLVKELEEREIGRPSTYASIIKTIIDRGYVYKKGTALVPAWLAFSVIRLMKEHFPRQISYEFTAQMEDALDEIAAGRKDRATELAEFYFGTGDVQGLKSLVDGLGDIDARELATFPIGGPDSGIHLRVGRYGPYLEGPDDEGNPTGKRANVPDDLPPDELTLEKATELFANPAGEEIHLGRHPETGLEVVAKNGRFGPYVTEVLPEDAPKSAKPRTGSLFKSMSLDTVSLEDAVKLLSLPRVVGTAEDGEEITAQNGRYGPYLKKGTDSRSLASEDQLLTITLDEALRIYAQPKQRGRAAAAPPLKELGNDPVSGQPVVVKSGRFGEYVTDGEYNATLRKEDTVESITLQRAAELLAERRERGPATKGAKKTTKKAPAKKAAAKKTTAKKTAAKKTTKKAAAKKA